A portion of the Paenibacillus hamazuiensis genome contains these proteins:
- the mltG gene encoding endolytic transglycosylase MltG, with protein MRLTRIALLGLFVLLGAAAGIYGYTVKALKPMPASVEVVQLDIAPGTGPAEVAKQLEKSGLIRNASVFTYYLKWKKQGSKFQAGRYAMSPGITVDEIIEKLNKGQIVKEEMLRLTVPEGYTIRQIAEKIGQQFGTDAAAFMGKADEPRTLAAKAAQAIPDNPAIRHRLEGYLFPETYEWKKDVTVDEMIDRMLSELDVKLGELPADWPEASKAKEFGFHQIMTVASLVEREVALDEERPIVAGIIYNRLTKNMNLQIDATVQYLFDKPKERLFEKDLQIESPYNTYLHPGLPPGPIASPSLSSIKAALYPAETKFLFYVTKKDGSKGHLFAETYEEHQKNIAASQKMSEK; from the coding sequence GTGAGATTGACGCGGATTGCGCTCCTTGGCTTGTTCGTTTTGCTGGGAGCGGCGGCGGGAATATATGGGTATACGGTCAAGGCGCTGAAGCCGATGCCGGCTTCTGTGGAAGTTGTGCAACTCGACATCGCGCCGGGGACCGGACCCGCCGAGGTGGCAAAACAGCTGGAAAAAAGCGGGCTTATCCGAAATGCTTCCGTTTTTACGTATTATTTGAAATGGAAGAAGCAAGGGAGCAAATTCCAGGCGGGACGTTACGCCATGTCGCCGGGGATTACGGTTGATGAAATCATCGAAAAGCTCAATAAAGGGCAAATTGTGAAAGAGGAAATGCTGCGGCTCACGGTGCCGGAAGGCTACACGATCCGGCAAATTGCCGAGAAGATCGGCCAGCAGTTCGGAACCGATGCGGCAGCTTTTATGGGCAAAGCGGATGAGCCGAGAACTCTTGCCGCTAAAGCGGCGCAGGCGATTCCGGATAATCCGGCGATCAGGCACCGGCTGGAGGGGTATCTTTTTCCGGAAACGTATGAGTGGAAAAAGGATGTAACCGTCGACGAAATGATCGACAGGATGCTTTCGGAGCTCGACGTCAAGCTCGGAGAACTGCCCGCGGATTGGCCGGAAGCGTCGAAAGCGAAGGAGTTCGGTTTCCATCAGATTATGACGGTAGCCTCGCTGGTCGAACGCGAAGTGGCTTTGGACGAAGAACGTCCGATCGTGGCCGGCATTATTTACAACCGTCTCACGAAAAATATGAACCTGCAGATCGATGCGACCGTGCAATATTTGTTCGACAAGCCGAAGGAGAGGCTGTTCGAAAAAGATCTGCAGATCGAAAGCCCGTACAATACGTACCTTCATCCCGGTCTTCCGCCCGGCCCGATTGCAAGTCCGAGCTTATCTTCCATCAAGGCGGCGCTTTATCCGGCGGAGACGAAATTTTTGTTTTACGTGACGAAAAAAGACGGCAGCAAGGGACATTTGTTCGCGGAAACGTACGAAGAGCATCAGAAAAACATTGCCGCGAGCCAGAAGATGTCCGAAAAATGA
- a CDS encoding DUF1292 domain-containing protein — MATLNDVKETNQLRSQYGDDIILYDEQDESTVYRILAEFSLGDKSYAVLQDDQLKKEEEVAIFIVSSGPGGELELETIEDDDEWETVSELYDEMTFPADVDQ; from the coding sequence TTGGCGACATTAAACGATGTGAAAGAGACGAATCAGTTGCGCTCCCAATACGGAGATGATATTATTTTGTATGACGAGCAGGACGAATCGACCGTGTACCGCATTTTGGCCGAATTTTCGCTTGGGGATAAAAGCTATGCGGTGCTGCAGGACGATCAGCTGAAGAAAGAAGAGGAAGTGGCGATCTTTATCGTATCCTCCGGTCCCGGCGGCGAGCTGGAGCTGGAGACGATCGAAGACGACGACGAATGGGAGACGGTCTCCGAGCTTTACGACGAGATGACGTTCCCGGCGGATGTAGATCAGTAA
- a CDS encoding DUF1292 domain-containing protein, with the protein MSKEELLNEEEPEIIYIPDDEGNEEEFEVIMKFEVDGSDKKYMMVVPVDSGDEEEGEVYAFRYEEDGDDLQLFTIDDEEEWNIVEETFNTLMDEMNEEED; encoded by the coding sequence ATGTCCAAAGAGGAATTGCTGAATGAAGAAGAGCCGGAGATTATTTACATTCCCGATGATGAAGGCAACGAAGAAGAATTCGAAGTGATCATGAAATTCGAAGTGGACGGCTCGGACAAGAAGTACATGATGGTCGTTCCCGTTGACTCGGGCGACGAAGAAGAAGGCGAAGTATACGCATTCCGTTACGAAGAGGACGGCGACGATCTGCAGCTGTTTACGATCGACGACGAGGAAGAATGGAACATTGTCGAAGAAACGTTTAATACGCTGATGGACGAAATGAACGAAGAGGAAGATTAA
- the ruvX gene encoding Holliday junction resolvase RuvX — protein MRWMGLDYGDKTIGVAVSDELGWTAQGLEVIRRQKEEQDLERLKQIVEQYGVTEIVVGLPKNMNNTVGPRGEICIAFAQRLEQTIGLPVHLWDERLTTVSAQRTLLEADVSRRKRKLVVDKMAAALILQGYMDSKKR, from the coding sequence ATGCGCTGGATGGGACTGGACTACGGAGACAAAACGATCGGCGTCGCCGTCAGCGACGAGCTCGGCTGGACGGCGCAGGGGCTTGAGGTCATCCGCCGCCAGAAGGAAGAGCAGGATCTCGAGAGATTGAAGCAAATCGTGGAGCAATACGGCGTCACGGAAATTGTCGTCGGTTTGCCCAAAAACATGAACAATACGGTCGGCCCGCGTGGAGAAATTTGCATTGCATTTGCCCAAAGGCTGGAACAAACAATAGGATTACCCGTACATTTGTGGGACGAACGTTTGACAACCGTATCGGCGCAGCGAACGCTGCTTGAGGCTGATGTAAGCCGCAGGAAACGCAAGCTCGTCGTCGATAAAATGGCGGCAGCGCTTATTTTGCAAGGTTATATGGATTCCAAGAAGAGGTGA
- a CDS encoding IreB family regulatory phosphoprotein → MSSMDKTMKFNVKAEEIETSPKEVILAVYDALQEKGYNPINQIVGYLLSGDPAYIPRHNNARSMIRKRERDELIEELVRSYLNQHKS, encoded by the coding sequence ATGAGTTCCATGGACAAAACGATGAAGTTCAATGTAAAAGCGGAAGAGATCGAAACATCACCCAAAGAAGTGATTTTGGCCGTGTACGATGCGCTGCAGGAAAAGGGCTACAACCCGATCAACCAGATCGTCGGTTACCTGCTTTCGGGCGATCCGGCTTATATCCCGCGCCATAACAATGCGAGAAGCATGATCCGCAAACGCGAACGCGACGAGCTGATCGAAGAGCTGGTCCGTTCCTATTTGAATCAACATAAATCTTAA
- the alaS gene encoding alanine--tRNA ligase, translating into MKAAEIRKKWLDFFASKGHNIEPSAPLVPHNDPSLLWINAGMAPLKPYFDGRVVPDNPRIANSQKCIRTNDIENVGKTRRHHTFFEMLGNFSIGDYFKEEAITWAWEFLTDPKWIGFDPNRLSVTIYPEDTEAFEFWNKKIGLPEERIYKLQDNFWDIGEGPCGPCTEIFYDRGDKYGDLNDPECWPGGENERFLEVWNLVFSQFNHNKDGSYTPLPQKNIDTGAGLERFASILQDVDSNFDTDLFQPIIQKTCELAGVQYHVNPDHDVALKVIADHIRTVAFSVGDGVLPSNEGRGYIIRRLLRRAVRYGKVLGMDKPFLYKLTSIVGDIMGVYYPEVVEKREFIEKVIRTEEERFHETLSDGLTILEEMTSRAKAEGRTQISGPDAFKLYDTYGFPFDLTEDFAAEKGMTVDRDGFDKAMQEQRERARAARQESESMKVQGGPLADFTVKSEFVGYNELVTSAKVIAIVHENQFVDLVGTGETCQVILDRTPFYAESGGQVSDHGEIVSGDLKLKVDTVSKAPHGQHVHTVIVESGVLRSGETVEARVSEELRQDIVKNHTATHLLHKALKEVLGEHVNQAGSLVAPERLRFDFSHFGGISAEELQDIEERVNRQIWKSTALDISLKPIAEAKAMGAMALFGEKYGDIVRVVRVGDYSLELCGGCHVQNTSQIGLFKILSESGIGSGVRRIEAVTGRHAYQFLEQQMQLLRESAALLKSNIQDVPKRIDGLFAQLKELSRENESLRGKLSSIEAGSLKDQVKQAAGISLLAAQVSAADMDSLRTIVDQMKTDIGSGVIVLGAVAEDKVNLVAAVTPDLVSKGYHAGKIIKEVAARCGGSGGGRPDMAQAGGKDASKLKEALESVESLLSEQAAK; encoded by the coding sequence CCAGCAAAGGGCACAACATCGAACCGAGCGCCCCGCTCGTGCCGCATAACGACCCGTCGCTTCTGTGGATCAATGCGGGAATGGCGCCGCTCAAGCCGTATTTCGACGGCCGTGTCGTGCCGGACAACCCCCGGATCGCCAACTCGCAAAAGTGCATCCGCACCAACGACATCGAGAACGTCGGCAAAACGCGCCGGCACCATACGTTTTTCGAAATGCTCGGCAACTTCTCGATCGGCGATTATTTTAAGGAGGAAGCGATCACGTGGGCGTGGGAGTTTCTGACCGACCCGAAATGGATCGGGTTCGATCCGAATCGCCTTTCGGTTACGATTTATCCCGAGGATACGGAAGCATTCGAATTTTGGAACAAAAAGATCGGCTTGCCTGAGGAGCGCATCTACAAGCTGCAGGACAACTTCTGGGACATCGGCGAAGGTCCGTGCGGACCGTGTACAGAAATTTTTTACGACCGCGGCGACAAATACGGCGATCTTAACGATCCGGAATGCTGGCCCGGCGGCGAAAACGAGCGTTTCCTCGAAGTATGGAACCTCGTGTTTTCGCAGTTCAACCATAACAAGGACGGCAGCTATACGCCGCTTCCGCAAAAAAATATCGATACCGGGGCCGGTCTCGAACGGTTCGCTTCGATCCTGCAGGACGTCGATTCGAACTTCGATACCGACCTGTTCCAGCCGATCATTCAGAAGACATGCGAGCTGGCCGGGGTACAATATCATGTGAATCCGGACCACGATGTGGCGCTGAAGGTGATCGCCGACCACATCCGAACCGTAGCATTTTCCGTGGGCGACGGCGTGCTTCCGTCCAACGAAGGACGCGGTTATATCATCCGCCGTCTGCTGCGCCGCGCGGTCCGTTACGGCAAGGTGCTCGGCATGGATAAGCCGTTCTTATACAAGCTGACATCCATCGTCGGCGACATCATGGGCGTCTATTATCCGGAGGTTGTGGAAAAACGCGAGTTTATCGAAAAGGTGATCCGCACCGAAGAGGAGCGTTTCCACGAAACGCTGTCCGACGGGCTGACCATTCTCGAAGAGATGACATCCCGCGCCAAAGCGGAAGGACGGACGCAAATTTCCGGACCGGACGCGTTCAAACTGTACGATACGTACGGCTTCCCATTCGATCTCACCGAGGATTTCGCCGCCGAGAAAGGCATGACGGTCGACCGCGACGGCTTCGACAAGGCGATGCAGGAGCAGCGTGAGCGCGCGAGGGCGGCTCGTCAGGAATCGGAAAGCATGAAGGTGCAGGGCGGACCGCTTGCCGATTTTACGGTTAAAAGCGAATTTGTTGGATATAATGAATTGGTAACAAGTGCTAAAGTGATTGCGATCGTTCACGAAAACCAGTTTGTCGATTTGGTCGGCACCGGCGAAACGTGCCAGGTCATTCTCGACCGGACGCCGTTTTACGCGGAAAGCGGTGGTCAGGTAAGCGATCACGGCGAAATCGTCAGCGGAGACCTGAAGCTGAAGGTGGACACCGTAAGCAAGGCGCCGCACGGGCAGCACGTGCATACGGTCATTGTCGAATCCGGCGTACTCCGTTCCGGTGAGACGGTGGAAGCGCGCGTATCCGAGGAGCTCCGTCAGGACATCGTGAAAAACCACACGGCGACGCACCTGCTGCACAAAGCGCTGAAGGAAGTGCTCGGCGAGCATGTCAACCAGGCCGGCTCTTTGGTGGCGCCGGAGCGGCTGCGCTTCGACTTCTCGCATTTCGGCGGCATCTCGGCCGAGGAGCTGCAGGATATCGAAGAGCGCGTCAACCGGCAAATTTGGAAAAGCACCGCGCTCGACATTTCGCTGAAGCCGATCGCGGAAGCGAAAGCGATGGGGGCGATGGCGTTGTTCGGCGAAAAATACGGCGATATCGTCCGCGTCGTCCGCGTCGGCGACTACAGCCTGGAGCTGTGCGGCGGCTGCCATGTGCAGAACACGAGCCAAATCGGGCTGTTTAAAATTTTGAGCGAATCGGGCATCGGCTCCGGCGTGCGCCGCATCGAAGCGGTGACCGGACGCCATGCGTATCAATTCCTTGAGCAGCAAATGCAGCTTCTGCGCGAGTCTGCGGCGCTGCTCAAGTCGAACATCCAGGATGTGCCGAAGCGCATCGACGGCTTGTTCGCCCAGCTTAAGGAGCTGTCCCGCGAAAACGAATCGCTGCGCGGCAAGCTGAGCAGCATCGAAGCCGGATCGCTTAAGGATCAGGTGAAGCAGGCGGCGGGCATCTCGCTGCTGGCGGCCCAGGTGAGCGCGGCGGACATGGATTCGCTGCGAACCATCGTCGATCAGATGAAGACGGACATCGGTTCAGGCGTCATCGTGCTCGGCGCCGTCGCCGAAGACAAGGTGAACCTGGTGGCCGCGGTAACCCCGGATCTTGTGTCCAAGGGCTACCACGCCGGTAAAATCATTAAAGAAGTTGCGGCCCGCTGCGGCGGCAGCGGCGGCGGCCGTCCGGACATGGCACAGGCCGGCGGCAAAGACGCGTCCAAGCTGAAGGAAGCGCTGGAGAGCGTAGAATCGCTGCTCTCGGAGCAAGCGGCGAAATAA